The region GCTGATGCTGGGCGGCCAGATGCAGCCCTATCGCTGGACGATCAATGATCGCGTGTTCGAGGACCGGGTGCCGGTCACCGCGCGCAGCGGCCAGCGGGTCGAGATCGCTTTCCACAACATGTCGATGATGGGCCACCCGATGCATCTGCACGGCCATCATTTCCAGGTCGTGGCGATTAACGGCACGCGCTTCGCAGGGGCGCTGCGCGACACGGTCTACGTGCCGCCGATGAGCATGGTGACGGTGGCCGTGGATGCGGGTGAGGCGGCGGAGTGGATGCTGCACTGCCATCACATGCCGCATCTGGCCAGCGGCATGATGACCACCTTCGCGGTCTCGGGCTGACGGGTGTAGACGCGATCAGTTCGGCTGCGGCGTCTCTGCGAATTGCGCGCCGATCCAGTCGAGAAAGATGGCGACCGGCGGGCGCGGCTCGCCGGTCTTGGGGACGATGACGTGATAGCGATCCTCGAGCCGCAGGCTGTCGCGCCCCAGCCGGACCAGCCGGCCCTCGTCCAGATGGGTCGAGAGCAGGGTGGACCAGCCAAGCGCCACGCCCTCGCCGTTGACGGCGGCCTGAATCGTCTCGGTATAGTGGTTGAAGCGCAGCGGGCTGCGGTCCGAGGCGATGCCGGGTCCCGGGCCAAGGCCCACCGCCTGCGCCCAGGATCGCCAGGTCAGCCAGGACGGGTTGACCGTGTCCGAGGCGATCAGCGGCAGTTTCATGATCTCGGCCTCGGCCGCCGGGATGCCGGTTGCTTCCAGCAGTTTCGGGCTGCAGACCGGGAATACCTCGTCGGCATGGCTGGCAAGGCTGCGGCCATCGGCGAAGGGCGCGCGGCCAAAGCGGATCGCCACATCCAGCCGGTCGCGGCGCAGGTCGGTCGGGCCGTCGTCCGAGATGAGGCGCAGCTTGACCTGGGGATGGCGCGCGCGCAGCTGCGCCAGCCGGGGCAGGATCCAGAAATGGCTGAAGGCCAGCGTTGCGCCCACGGTCACCACGTCGCGGTCTTCGGGCGCGCGCAGCGTCTCGATCATCAGGGCCATGCTGTCGAATGCGGCTGTTACCGTGCCGGCCAGCGCCGCACCCGCCGGGGTCAGCGCGACCCGGCGGTGTGCCCGGCGGAACAGCACCGTGTTCAGATCGGATTCAAGCTGCTTGATCTGGCGGCTGACGGCGGCCTGCGTCACCCCCAGCTCACCCGCCGCCTGGGTAAAGCTGGACAGTCTCGCCGCCGCCTCGAAAGTCGCCAGCGCACTCATCGATGACAGGTTCCGGCGCAGGCTGGGCATGGATCAATCCCGTCGAATGCGCTTGGAAACATAACTTCAGGTTATCGATATGTCGAGAATTTCTGGAGTTGAGCGCAACGTGCGGACGGATGATCGTGGCCGCAGGCAGGCCCGCATTTTCCCGCCAGCCGTGCTACGCCATTTCAGTGAAAGCAGCCCGTCATGACCGATCAAGGCAATCTTCGCTCCCTTCTGCAGGCCCAGCTGTCCGGCCAGTCGCTGGCGCGGCCCTTCTATACCGATCCCGGGCTCTACCAGGCCGACCTGGACAACATCTGGTACCGGGAATGGATCTTCGCCGCGCCGCTGGCCGAGCTGCCCAAGGCGGGCTCCTATGTCACCTTCCAGCTGGGCGGCTATCCGGTACTGGTGGTCCGGGGCGGCGATGGCGAGATCCGGGCCTTCCACAACACCTGCCGCCATCGCGGCAGCCGCATCTGTCCCAAGGAATCGGGGCAGGCGACCAAGCTGGTCTGCCCCTATCACCAATGGACCTATGACACGAACGGGCAACTGCTCTGGGCCCGCGACATGGGGCCGGATTTCGACATGTCGTCCCACGGCCTGCAGCCGGTCCACTGCGCCTCTGCCGGCGGGATGGTTTATGTCTGCGTCGCGCGCAATGCCCCCGATTTCGCGCCCCTGCGCGAGGCTGCCGACCGCTATGCCGCGCCGCATCGGCCTGACGAGCTGAAGGTGGCGCACCAGTCGCGGATCATCGAGCGCGGCAACTGGAAGCTGGTGATGGAGAACAACCGCGAATGCTATCACTGCGCCGGTTCGCATCCGGGCCTGTGCCGCACCTTCCTTGACGATCCCGATCTCTTCGGCTCGGGTGACAGCCAGGGTTCGGCCCTTGGCGCCGCCCATGTCGAACGCTGCGAGGCGGCGGGCCTGCCCTCGCGCTATCTGGCGCCCGAAGACGAGCTGTGGCGGCTGGTGCGCATCCCGCTGGTCGGCGAGACGGTCAGCTACACGATGGACGGCAAGCCTGCGGCGCCGCTGCTGCCCGGAATGCCCTTTGCCAATGCCGGAACGCTGCTTTTCTATCATTACCCGAACACCTGGAACCACTACCTCTCGGACCATGTGCTGAACTTCCGCGTCATGCCTGTCAGTGCGACCGAGACCGAGGTGACGACCAGCTGGCTGGTCCACAAGGACGCGGTCGAGGGGCGCGACTATGACCTGACCCGGCTGACCGAGGTCTGGATCGCCACCAATGACGAGGATCGCCGCGTGGTGCAGGAAAACCAGCTGGGCATCAACTCGCCCGCCTACATGCCCGGCCCCTATTCGCAGCGGCAGGAGGGCGGGGTGATCCAGTTCGTCGACTGGTATGTGCGCTCGATGCTGCGCGGGATCAGCGGCCCGGCCCGCGTGGCGGCGGAATAGCGATGGCGAAGACCCGCCAGAACTGGACCGCCGAGCCGTGGCAGGACAGCGAGATGCTGGAATGCACCATGGTCATCCCCGAATCGGACAACTGCGCCACCATCGCCTTCCGCCCGCCCTCGGGGGCATGGTTTGACTATCAGCCCGGCCAGTTCCTGACGCTGGACCTGCCGGTGCCGGGCGGGGCGGTGCAGCGGACCTATACCATCTCGTCCTCGCCCTCGCGGCCGCAATCGCTATCGGTCACGGTGAAGGCGCGGCCGGGATCGGTGGGCGGGCGCTGGCTTCTGGACCAGCTGAAGCCGGGGATGCGGCTCAGGGCCTATGGTCCGGCGGGGCAATTCACCTTCCTGCGCCATCCGGCGGCGAAATACCTGTTCATCTCGGCCGGCTCCGGGGCGACGCCCTTGATGTCGATGACCACCTGGGCCTGGGATTCGGGCGAGATGCCCGACATCGTCTATGTCCATGCCGCCCGCAAACCCTCGGAGATCCTGTTCCGCCGCCGGCTCGAGGAATATGCCTCGCGCGTGCCGGGGCTGCAGCTGCGTTTCACCGTCGAGGAGGTCGATGCCTATGCGGTCTGGCCCGGCTATCACGGCAGGCTCAGCCAGATCATGCTGGGGCTGATGGCGCCCGACTATCTTGAACGCGAGGTTTTCTGCTGCGGTCCCGCGCCCTTCATGGCGGCGGTGCGCGACATGCTGGAATCGCTCGGCTTCGATCTGGCCCGCTATCACGAGGAAAGCTTCGATGCCCCGGCGCTGGTCGAGGTGCCGGTCGAGCCCTCGCCACCGCCGGGCGCGGCGCAGATCGAGTTTGCCCTGTCGGGGATCACCGCCGATTGCCAGGGCGATGACACGGTGCTGGCCGTGGCGCGCCAGGCGGGGCTGAACATCCCCTCGGGCTGCCAGTTCGGACTCTGTGGTACCTGCAAAGTGCTGAAGCGCGAGGGCGAGGTGCTGATGGTCCATAACGGCGGCATCTCGGAAGAGGAGATCGCCGAGGGCTATATCCTCGCCTGCTGCGCGCGGCCGCAGGGCCTGGTGTCGGTCGAGGTCTGAGGCGCGCAGGCGATACCCTTATCGCCTAGCGCGCGCCCCAGGTGTCGCTGAGCCGGTAGCCACCGGGCCAGGGATCGGTCGGGTCCAGCATGTGCTGGTGAATCCCGGTGACCCAGCCGCGGCCGCTGATCTCGGGCAGGATCGCCGGAACTTCGCCCAGGATGGTTTCCCCGACGATCCGACCGGTGAAGGTCGAGCCGATCAGCGACACCTGCGTCAGCGTCTCGCCCATCCCCATCTGCCCGCGGGCGGCGAGCAGTGCCATGCGTGCCGACAGCGCCGTGCCAGTTGGCGAGCGATCGATCTTTCCGGGCTGGATCGCCACGGCGGATCGCATCCGCAGGCCCTCGGCATCGCGCTCCAGCGGGCCGGCAAACTGGCAGAACGAGATGTGCCGCCAGTCGGGATTGGTCGGGTGATCGAAACCCAGTGCCTGGGTCGCGGCATTGGTGATCCGCGTACCGAGCCGTGCCAGGTCATGCGCCTCGTCGGGTGTCAGGGCAAAGCCAAGCGCCGCCGCATCGACCATGACGAAGCTGTCGCCGCCAAAAGCCGTGTCCACGGTCAGCGTTCCCAGCCCCTCGACCTCGAGCAGCTGATCCAGCTTCTGCGCGAAGCTGGGCAGGTTCTGCACATGGATCCGCCGGGCCTTGCCGCCCGAGCATTCGGCGCGGACGCGCACCAGCCCTCCCGGTGCCTCGAGGGTAAACTCGGTCACCGGCTCGACCATCGGCAGGATGCCACCGTCCAGCAGCACGGTCGACACGCAGATCGAGTTCGAGCCGGACATGGGTGGGGTGTCCTCGGGCTCCATGATGATGAAGGCCGCCGCCGCCTCGGGATGCTTGGGGGGCACCAGCAGGTTCACATGGCGGAACACCCCGCCGCGCGGCTCGTTCAGGACGAAGTTGCGCAGGGTCTGGTCGCGCGCGATGAAGCGCGACTGATCCCACAGGGTCTCGCCGGGTGGCGGGGCGACGCCGCCCACGATCACGTCGCCGACCTCGCCTTCGGCATGGGCCGAGATCACGTGAACGGTCTTTGTGCTCTGCATGGAGCTACTCCTCTTTCAATCCGAACCTTTCGACGCAGGGGTGTCAGAGGTCCTTCAT is a window of Paracoccus zhejiangensis DNA encoding:
- a CDS encoding hybrid-cluster NAD(P)-dependent oxidoreductase, which produces MAKTRQNWTAEPWQDSEMLECTMVIPESDNCATIAFRPPSGAWFDYQPGQFLTLDLPVPGGAVQRTYTISSSPSRPQSLSVTVKARPGSVGGRWLLDQLKPGMRLRAYGPAGQFTFLRHPAAKYLFISAGSGATPLMSMTTWAWDSGEMPDIVYVHAARKPSEILFRRRLEEYASRVPGLQLRFTVEEVDAYAVWPGYHGRLSQIMLGLMAPDYLEREVFCCGPAPFMAAVRDMLESLGFDLARYHEESFDAPALVEVPVEPSPPPGAAQIEFALSGITADCQGDDTVLAVARQAGLNIPSGCQFGLCGTCKVLKREGEVLMVHNGGISEEEIAEGYILACCARPQGLVSVEV
- a CDS encoding aromatic ring-hydroxylating oxygenase subunit alpha — encoded protein: MTDQGNLRSLLQAQLSGQSLARPFYTDPGLYQADLDNIWYREWIFAAPLAELPKAGSYVTFQLGGYPVLVVRGGDGEIRAFHNTCRHRGSRICPKESGQATKLVCPYHQWTYDTNGQLLWARDMGPDFDMSSHGLQPVHCASAGGMVYVCVARNAPDFAPLREAADRYAAPHRPDELKVAHQSRIIERGNWKLVMENNRECYHCAGSHPGLCRTFLDDPDLFGSGDSQGSALGAAHVERCEAAGLPSRYLAPEDELWRLVRIPLVGETVSYTMDGKPAAPLLPGMPFANAGTLLFYHYPNTWNHYLSDHVLNFRVMPVSATETEVTTSWLVHKDAVEGRDYDLTRLTEVWIATNDEDRRVVQENQLGINSPAYMPGPYSQRQEGGVIQFVDWYVRSMLRGISGPARVAAE
- a CDS encoding trans-3-hydroxy-L-proline dehydratase — encoded protein: MQSTKTVHVISAHAEGEVGDVIVGGVAPPPGETLWDQSRFIARDQTLRNFVLNEPRGGVFRHVNLLVPPKHPEAAAAFIIMEPEDTPPMSGSNSICVSTVLLDGGILPMVEPVTEFTLEAPGGLVRVRAECSGGKARRIHVQNLPSFAQKLDQLLEVEGLGTLTVDTAFGGDSFVMVDAAALGFALTPDEAHDLARLGTRITNAATQALGFDHPTNPDWRHISFCQFAGPLERDAEGLRMRSAVAIQPGKIDRSPTGTALSARMALLAARGQMGMGETLTQVSLIGSTFTGRIVGETILGEVPAILPEISGRGWVTGIHQHMLDPTDPWPGGYRLSDTWGAR
- a CDS encoding LysR substrate-binding domain-containing protein → MPSLRRNLSSMSALATFEAAARLSSFTQAAGELGVTQAAVSRQIKQLESDLNTVLFRRAHRRVALTPAGAALAGTVTAAFDSMALMIETLRAPEDRDVVTVGATLAFSHFWILPRLAQLRARHPQVKLRLISDDGPTDLRRDRLDVAIRFGRAPFADGRSLASHADEVFPVCSPKLLEATGIPAAEAEIMKLPLIASDTVNPSWLTWRSWAQAVGLGPGPGIASDRSPLRFNHYTETIQAAVNGEGVALGWSTLLSTHLDEGRLVRLGRDSLRLEDRYHVIVPKTGEPRPPVAIFLDWIGAQFAETPQPN